The Patescibacteria group bacterium genome window below encodes:
- the mraY gene encoding phospho-N-acetylmuramoyl-pentapeptide-transferase: MNEELIRILFFLATAFCVAILATPLLTYVLYKFKLGKQIRDAAEAPIYAKLHAAKAGTPTMGGVLVWGTLVFIIIITAGLAKIWPQLQGLDFLSRSETLLPLGALVASALVGLVDDMFNVQKRGSHGGGLRMRHRLFIYTAIAVVGAWWFYSKLDWDVLHIPWYENISIGWWYVPFFILVIVATSFSVNETDGLDGLAGGGLLAAYAAYGAISYLLGRYDLAVFCAVIIGALLAFLWFNIYPARFFMGDTGAMSLGVTLGIIAMLTNYALLLPLIGFVFVLDTASALLQMTSKRLFKKKIFITSPLHHHLEAIGWPEPKIVMRFWIISAVMAGLGIMFVLIDRSLL; encoded by the coding sequence ATGAATGAAGAGCTGATTCGAATATTATTTTTCTTGGCCACGGCGTTTTGTGTGGCGATTCTGGCAACGCCGCTGCTGACTTATGTTTTGTATAAATTTAAATTAGGTAAACAAATTCGCGATGCCGCGGAGGCACCGATTTATGCCAAATTACATGCGGCTAAAGCTGGCACACCCACGATGGGTGGAGTGCTGGTGTGGGGAACACTAGTTTTTATTATTATCATAACGGCCGGCCTGGCAAAAATCTGGCCGCAACTACAAGGTTTAGATTTTTTGTCACGCTCGGAAACTTTGTTGCCACTGGGTGCTCTGGTGGCCTCTGCCTTAGTCGGTTTAGTCGATGACATGTTTAATGTGCAAAAACGTGGTTCCCATGGCGGAGGTTTGCGGATGCGTCATAGATTATTTATCTACACAGCCATTGCCGTAGTGGGTGCCTGGTGGTTTTACAGTAAATTAGATTGGGACGTCTTACATATTCCTTGGTACGAAAATATTTCCATCGGTTGGTGGTACGTGCCATTTTTTATTTTGGTAATTGTAGCCACCAGTTTTTCAGTCAATGAAACCGATGGCTTAGATGGTTTAGCTGGCGGGGGATTGTTAGCCGCCTACGCTGCTTATGGAGCCATTTCGTATTTGTTGGGCCGGTATGATTTAGCCGTCTTTTGTGCAGTTATCATTGGAGCGTTATTGGCTTTTTTGTGGTTTAACATTTATCCGGCGCGCTTTTTCATGGGCGACACTGGGGCAATGTCGTTGGGTGTGACCTTAGGTATTATTGCCATGCTCACCAACTACGCTTTATTATTGCCTTTAATTGGCTTCGTGTTTGTACTCGATACCGCGTCCGCTTTACTACAAATGACCAGCAAACGGTTATTTAAAAAGAAAATTTTTATTACTTCACCGCTGCACCATCATTTGGAAGCCATTGGCTGGCCAGAACCAAAAATTGTTATGCGCTTTTGGATTATCTCAGCGGTTATGGCCGGGTTAGGGATAATGTTTGTCCTAATTGATCGGAGTTTACTATAA
- the pilM gene encoding pilus assembly protein PilM, which translates to MSLFTSQVTTGIDVSDRKLRLARVQRRYGNFILRAFAELNLPAGIVANGIILNPAQFVLALKELPKHTIGTHWANRDVHVGLPEQIAFLTTVPLGEGNREVVEQAALKSIPLPETDMYFDSTVVRPSKTVTVAAARRDQVDVLLHQFAEAHYEVVGLHVESEALALALLPYPLTKAPITLLADLGAARSTFALVGRGSIYFTVSYPSIISTTGIMDQALAASLQQALHYAQEHFAQVGKIQQLVLCGSGAHIPNIDQWLQQVVQLPVVIGNVLTHLKPNHVSAKLTTPAAYATAIGLALSNI; encoded by the coding sequence ATGTCATTATTCACTAGCCAAGTTACCACCGGAATAGATGTGAGCGATCGTAAATTACGCTTAGCGCGCGTCCAGCGCCGGTATGGTAATTTTATTTTGCGCGCTTTTGCTGAATTAAATCTACCGGCCGGTATTGTTGCCAATGGCATCATCTTGAACCCGGCACAATTTGTTTTGGCGCTGAAGGAATTACCCAAGCATACGATTGGTACCCATTGGGCTAACCGCGATGTGCACGTCGGTTTGCCGGAACAAATTGCTTTTCTCACCACTGTGCCATTAGGTGAAGGTAATCGAGAAGTAGTCGAACAAGCCGCGCTTAAATCTATTCCCTTACCCGAAACTGACATGTATTTTGATTCTACGGTGGTGCGTCCATCTAAAACTGTTACCGTAGCCGCGGCTCGCCGTGACCAAGTGGATGTATTACTACATCAGTTTGCCGAAGCCCATTATGAAGTGGTTGGACTCCACGTTGAATCTGAGGCTTTAGCGCTGGCGCTATTACCCTATCCTCTCACTAAAGCGCCCATCACACTATTAGCCGATCTGGGTGCTGCGCGCAGTACCTTTGCCCTAGTGGGGCGCGGTTCGATTTATTTTACCGTGAGTTATCCCAGTATTATTAGTACCACCGGCATCATGGATCAGGCGTTAGCGGCCTCACTCCAACAGGCACTGCACTATGCCCAAGAACACTTTGCTCAAGTGGGAAAAATTCAACAACTAGTCTTGTGTGGCAGCGGGGCACATATTCCTAATATCGACCAGTGGTTACAACAAGTGGTACAATTACCCGTCGTGATTGGTAATGTTTTGACTCATCTCAAACCAAATCACGTCAGTGCCAAGCTTACTACCCCGGCCGCTTATGCGACGGCCATCGGTTTAGCGCTAAGTAATATCTGA
- a CDS encoding MJ1477/TM1410 family putative glycoside hydrolase, with product MKRYAIICGTLFALLLNPAVSAADNPILTEADSWLYQLQDANISEIAATDFDIVVIDYAQDGTDDTAYTQSQIQQLQDSGKIVLAYFSIGEAEDYRFYWDNAWSTAAPSWLGPENPDWAGNYKVKYWQAGWWDAGLQPYIDRINAAGFDGVYLDIIDGYDYWDNHGYGTTVSANRMVRLIKKVRKHLAADAPIVCPQNGESIIDDASKKYRTIYWRNIDCIGVEDLFYHSSKSDRTYRKGLLNKFSNHHKRILSVEYITADKYSQYLSAVNAQAFSSIPYRANPNRDLDTIVSQ from the coding sequence ATGAAGCGATATGCAATAATTTGTGGAACACTGTTCGCCTTGCTACTGAACCCAGCAGTTAGCGCAGCAGACAACCCGATCCTGACTGAGGCAGATTCATGGTTGTATCAACTGCAAGATGCCAACATTTCTGAGATTGCCGCCACTGATTTTGACATTGTGGTGATCGATTACGCTCAAGACGGTACCGACGATACAGCCTATACCCAAAGTCAAATTCAACAGCTGCAAGACAGCGGTAAAATTGTCTTAGCCTATTTTTCTATAGGCGAGGCCGAGGACTATCGTTTCTATTGGGATAATGCTTGGAGTACAGCTGCCCCAAGTTGGCTTGGCCCGGAAAATCCTGATTGGGCAGGGAACTATAAAGTAAAGTATTGGCAAGCCGGTTGGTGGGATGCCGGATTGCAACCCTACATTGATCGGATTAATGCTGCAGGATTTGATGGAGTCTACTTAGATATTATTGATGGCTATGACTACTGGGATAACCATGGGTATGGTACTACAGTATCTGCCAACCGCATGGTGCGGCTCATTAAGAAAGTCCGTAAGCATTTAGCTGCAGACGCGCCAATTGTGTGTCCACAAAATGGGGAATCCATTATTGATGATGCTTCGAAAAAATATCGAACGATCTATTGGAGGAATATCGATTGTATCGGAGTAGAGGACTTGTTCTATCATTCCTCAAAATCGGATAGAACGTATCGCAAAGGGCTGTTAAATAAGTTTTCTAACCACCACAAACGTATCTTGAGTGTGGAATACATTACAGCCGACAAATACAGCCAGTATCTCAGCGCAGTAAACGCTCAAGCATTTTCCAGTATTCCATATCGCGCTAACCCAAACAGGGATTTAGACACAATTGTGTCACAATAG
- a CDS encoding PilN domain-containing protein: MLNILPPDRKANLRGNLIAHHVMIYVNLALLATSLCVGLIYASDWILQLWFETNSVTIKTDSISATDQTELKDLVTDLNQLIGKVDPLLKKPVHSTADLVSIIQATPTDIKLHSLRLDYTTKALEISGTATSRDTAVAYQQALSGIAGVSNVKLPFGDLNQKEAITFSINAKYETPPTKANP, encoded by the coding sequence ATGTTAAATATCCTGCCCCCTGATCGTAAAGCCAATTTGCGCGGTAATCTGATCGCCCATCATGTGATGATTTATGTTAATTTAGCTTTGTTAGCCACTAGTCTGTGTGTGGGTTTAATTTACGCGAGTGATTGGATTTTACAATTGTGGTTTGAAACCAATTCCGTGACAATTAAAACTGATAGTATATCTGCCACTGACCAAACTGAGTTAAAAGACTTGGTGACAGACTTAAACCAATTAATCGGTAAAGTGGATCCTTTATTAAAAAAACCGGTGCACTCCACCGCTGATTTAGTCAGCATAATACAAGCCACTCCCACTGACATTAAGTTGCACTCGTTGCGGTTAGACTATACTACGAAAGCGCTGGAAATATCCGGTACTGCCACCTCACGTGACACCGCGGTGGCTTATCAACAAGCTCTGAGTGGTATTGCGGGTGTTAGTAATGTGAAATTACCGTTTGGTGATCTTAATCAAAAAGAGGCTATCACGTTTTCAATCAATGCCAAATATGAAACTCCCCCAACTAAAGCAAATCCATAA
- a CDS encoding septum formation initiator family protein yields the protein MSTSQMKHPGQWRETISTRMFSVMVGLGIIVLGVALTKELVRKIQIHTQIQELETEISTLEAHNVELNDMLTYFNSSSFQEKEARTKLGLVAPGETVAVLPKTADTDAAAAVNGAAVTQSEDNNPKKWQDYFFKH from the coding sequence ATGTCAACCAGCCAAATGAAACATCCCGGCCAGTGGCGGGAAACCATTAGTACTAGAATGTTTTCGGTTATGGTAGGCTTAGGCATTATTGTGCTCGGGGTGGCTCTGACCAAAGAATTGGTGCGTAAAATTCAGATTCATACCCAAATTCAAGAGCTCGAAACGGAAATCAGTACGTTAGAAGCACACAACGTTGAATTAAATGATATGCTGACTTACTTTAATTCATCGTCCTTTCAAGAAAAAGAAGCACGCACTAAATTAGGTCTAGTAGCACCGGGTGAAACGGTTGCGGTTTTACCAAAAACAGCGGATACTGATGCGGCGGCTGCGGTTAATGGAGCGGCAGTTACTCAATCTGAAGATAATAATCCTAAAAAATGGCAAGATTATTTCTTTAAACACTAA
- a CDS encoding peptidylprolyl isomerase — protein sequence MEPNEQSTEELKKDTVSTEGEEFNNTMSLRSKKKVIIGVVVAVVLVLIPFIYTGIVIYGQQQRNSFTDQMTNWFPFPAAIVNQQWLSYRDVHSSVDDAVKVTEKFASDQAMVSQLGAVPTATEVAKTEYDRLINVELLEQVAKEHAVTASADEIDTMYKDAILSQVQGDESQVEQTLQELYGWTVDEFKQKVVRELVLRQKLQTTLLTDNVTDYTASARQKIEEVKQKVDADPTQFAELAKQYSDDGSASNGGDLDWFARGVMVPEFETAAFALTEPNQVSDVVQTEFGFHIIQLIERKAATDTEAEQVHARHILAKFSLDDYITKLGESSNVKRLINPETLAK from the coding sequence ATGGAACCAAACGAACAATCAACCGAAGAACTAAAAAAAGACACAGTTAGTACTGAGGGTGAGGAATTTAATAATACAATGTCACTGCGCTCCAAAAAAAAGGTGATTATTGGAGTTGTAGTGGCAGTGGTGTTAGTTTTAATTCCATTTATTTATACTGGTATAGTTATTTACGGGCAACAGCAACGCAACAGTTTTACCGATCAAATGACCAACTGGTTTCCATTTCCGGCCGCAATTGTGAATCAACAATGGCTGTCGTATCGTGATGTGCATAGCAGTGTTGACGATGCCGTTAAAGTGACGGAAAAATTTGCCTCTGATCAAGCCATGGTGTCCCAGCTTGGGGCTGTGCCGACGGCGACTGAAGTGGCCAAAACTGAGTATGACCGTTTGATCAATGTTGAATTACTTGAACAAGTGGCTAAAGAGCATGCAGTGACTGCGAGTGCAGACGAGATTGATACCATGTATAAAGATGCCATCCTAAGCCAAGTGCAAGGGGATGAATCCCAAGTTGAACAAACTTTGCAAGAATTATATGGTTGGACAGTGGATGAATTCAAGCAAAAAGTGGTGCGTGAGTTAGTTTTAAGACAGAAACTACAAACCACTTTATTAACGGATAATGTGACCGATTATACCGCCTCAGCCCGTCAAAAAATTGAAGAGGTCAAACAAAAAGTTGATGCCGATCCAACTCAATTTGCTGAATTAGCCAAACAATACAGTGATGACGGTTCCGCTTCCAATGGTGGCGATCTTGATTGGTTCGCCCGCGGTGTGATGGTGCCGGAATTTGAAACGGCCGCCTTTGCCTTAACTGAACCAAATCAAGTATCTGATGTTGTGCAAACTGAATTTGGCTTTCACATTATTCAATTAATTGAGCGTAAAGCCGCCACCGATACCGAAGCCGAACAAGTGCATGCCCGCCACATTTTAGCTAAGTTCTCGTTAGATGATTACATCACCAAATTAGGTGAAAGTTCCAACGTAAAACGCTTGATTAATCCTGAGACTTTGGCAAAATAA
- a CDS encoding ATPase, T2SS/T4P/T4SS family yields MIHAPRLKQVLLSDGTLTEKDIDDLINKAERKGTNLLVYLIGQHVVNEQQLFEQLAQSFGVQFIDLHDFTLSDDLRALLPETIVQTHEVVVFQKDEAAHVLKIATTDPDDLQTVDFIRKKTGYVIQVFLTNPQSIQHIVRQYHSHIEQEFAAFQGPISHGTELSATDIQRNIPIIKMLDTVLDYAVFQEASDIHVEPTDKQVIIRFRIDGTLRDVMSLPKMIQSGLVARVKVLANLKLDEHRLPQDGRITVQTQQGKVAIRVSVLPVYDGEKIVMRILDESKNVLTLEQLGFNESVLEVVKRSISKPHGLILASGPTGSGKTTTLYTILNILNTSEVNISTVEDPIEYRMTRINQSQVNPKIGFTFASGLRALLRQDPNIIMVGEIRDQETAEIAAQSAMTGHLVLSTIHTNDAVSSVFRLSEMDVPNFLIASTINLIIAQRLVRKICQNCVQSYQLSPAQIEDIAKQYGIDHIMQGFARLGEAVPESGKIEEITFFHGVGCSHCLDTGYKGRLGVYEVFEMTAKASKLILDKTDKASLFSQAIADGMITMVQDAFVKAKRGLTTIEEILRVTKE; encoded by the coding sequence ATGATTCATGCACCCAGATTGAAACAAGTACTATTGTCTGACGGCACATTGACCGAAAAAGATATTGACGATCTAATCAATAAAGCCGAACGGAAAGGTACTAACCTCTTGGTTTATTTAATTGGGCAACATGTTGTCAATGAACAACAGCTGTTTGAACAATTAGCTCAATCATTTGGGGTACAATTCATTGATTTACATGATTTTACTCTCAGTGATGATTTGCGTGCCTTACTGCCAGAAACTATTGTCCAAACCCACGAGGTAGTTGTTTTTCAAAAAGATGAGGCCGCTCATGTTTTAAAAATTGCCACCACTGACCCGGATGATTTGCAAACGGTTGATTTTATCAGAAAAAAAACTGGTTATGTCATTCAAGTTTTTTTAACCAATCCGCAAAGTATTCAACATATTGTCAGACAGTATCACAGCCACATCGAACAAGAGTTTGCCGCTTTTCAAGGGCCAATTTCACACGGCACTGAGTTATCCGCCACCGATATTCAACGCAATATTCCAATCATAAAAATGTTAGATACGGTTTTGGATTATGCTGTCTTTCAGGAAGCCTCAGATATTCACGTTGAACCAACCGACAAACAAGTGATTATTCGCTTTCGGATTGATGGCACACTGCGTGATGTGATGTCTTTACCGAAAATGATCCAATCTGGTTTGGTGGCTCGGGTTAAAGTGTTAGCCAATCTCAAATTAGATGAACACCGTCTGCCGCAAGATGGTCGGATTACCGTGCAAACGCAACAAGGTAAGGTGGCTATTCGGGTGTCGGTTTTGCCAGTGTACGATGGGGAAAAAATCGTTATGCGGATTTTGGATGAATCTAAAAATGTCTTGACGTTGGAACAGTTGGGTTTTAATGAATCAGTCTTAGAGGTGGTAAAACGGAGTATCAGCAAACCGCACGGCTTGATCTTAGCGTCTGGCCCAACTGGCTCTGGCAAAACCACCACCCTCTATACAATTTTAAATATTCTCAATACTTCTGAAGTTAATATTTCTACCGTGGAAGACCCGATTGAGTATCGCATGACCAGAATCAATCAAAGCCAGGTTAACCCAAAAATTGGTTTTACGTTTGCCTCTGGTTTACGCGCCTTATTGCGGCAGGATCCTAATATAATTATGGTCGGAGAGATTCGTGATCAGGAAACTGCTGAAATTGCCGCCCAATCGGCCATGACCGGTCACTTGGTTTTATCCACCATTCATACCAACGATGCAGTCAGTAGTGTGTTTCGCTTAAGTGAAATGGATGTCCCTAATTTTCTCATTGCTTCAACCATCAATTTGATTATTGCTCAACGTTTGGTGCGAAAAATTTGCCAAAATTGTGTTCAATCTTATCAACTCAGTCCGGCGCAAATTGAAGATATCGCCAAACAATATGGCATCGATCATATCATGCAAGGTTTTGCGCGGTTAGGTGAAGCTGTGCCGGAAAGTGGTAAAATTGAAGAGATTACTTTTTTCCATGGTGTTGGGTGCAGCCATTGTTTAGATACCGGCTATAAAGGACGGTTGGGTGTTTATGAAGTTTTTGAAATGACCGCCAAGGCCAGTAAACTAATTTTAGATAAAACAGACAAAGCTAGTCTGTTTTCACAAGCAATCGCAGATGGTATGATTACCATGGTGCAAGATGCCTTTGTTAAAGCCAAACGCGGCTTAACCACCATCGAAGAAATTTTACGTGTTACTAAAGAATAA
- a CDS encoding prepilin-type N-terminal cleavage/methylation domain-containing protein, with translation MNNKPLPYQRPLKHNRGFSLPEIIISLAIATLTIFVIAEFMIETNRFQQFISDQSQAIAQADSASQIMTKALRETTDGADGRYAILTAAANSLSFYSDIDDDDLTEQVTYTISGTTLQQTIIEPTGTPADYLPEDAVTKTIAFGVVNVTYTNNAVFTYYDDNNVELTYPITLANVMLIKIHLDINANVDRIPDTHTIETYAQLRNLNDNL, from the coding sequence ATGAACAACAAACCTTTACCCTATCAACGGCCTCTTAAACATAACCGCGGCTTCTCTTTACCGGAGATTATTATTAGTCTGGCGATTGCCACGCTGACAATTTTTGTGATCGCTGAATTTATGATTGAAACCAACCGTTTTCAACAATTCATTTCCGATCAATCTCAAGCCATTGCTCAAGCTGACTCGGCCAGCCAAATCATGACTAAAGCCTTACGTGAAACAACTGATGGCGCCGATGGTCGTTATGCTATATTAACGGCCGCCGCGAATAGTTTGTCATTCTATTCAGACATTGACGATGATGATCTAACCGAGCAAGTCACCTACACCATTTCCGGTACGACACTACAACAAACCATTATTGAACCAACTGGCACGCCGGCGGACTATTTACCGGAGGATGCTGTTACCAAAACTATCGCGTTCGGTGTCGTCAATGTCACCTATACAAACAATGCCGTCTTCACGTATTATGATGATAACAATGTCGAGCTAACCTATCCGATCACTTTAGCTAATGTCATGCTGATAAAAATTCATTTGGATATAAACGCTAACGTTGATCGCATACCGGATACGCATACCATTGAAACTTATGCCCAATTACGCAACCTCAATGACAACCTCTAA
- a CDS encoding type II secretion system F family protein, giving the protein MKFKFTLRSIPVVEKIFFVQNLSLMIKTGFSIGDALRTLSQQIKNKQFRLTVQGLEASTQQGESFAAALAHFPDVFDELFVNMVAAGETSGNLEKTLQQLSVQMKKSYSLHKKIRNAMIYPCLIITVMITVGSGMFIFVVPRILELYTTNGYNLPLPTKIIMAISSFISNNGLVLGVSIVCLITGWILVLRTEAGKLAWHRVLLRIPIAGKIIKHIQLARLSRVLNSLIITDVSIVKSFTIVANTLSNRVYRNHLLNASLLLSKGDSIFSILNARPDLFDPVIAQMIKIGEESGTLDVMTNEIAGFFEEEVDSTMSNLTVIIEPVLMVIIGAGVGFLAVAIVMPIYSLVDEI; this is encoded by the coding sequence ATGAAATTTAAATTCACCCTCCGTTCAATCCCCGTTGTCGAAAAAATATTTTTTGTGCAAAATTTGTCGCTCATGATAAAAACCGGTTTTTCCATCGGCGATGCTCTGCGTACCCTTAGTCAACAAATAAAAAATAAACAATTTCGTTTAACCGTGCAAGGCTTGGAAGCTTCAACCCAACAAGGGGAAAGTTTTGCGGCGGCGTTAGCGCATTTCCCTGATGTTTTTGATGAATTGTTCGTCAACATGGTAGCAGCCGGTGAAACCAGCGGCAATTTGGAAAAAACTTTGCAACAACTATCAGTGCAAATGAAAAAATCATACAGTTTACATAAAAAAATTCGTAACGCTATGATTTATCCATGTTTGATTATTACTGTCATGATTACGGTTGGTAGTGGTATGTTTATCTTTGTCGTGCCAAGAATTCTTGAGCTCTATACCACTAATGGATACAATTTACCGTTACCCACTAAGATTATTATGGCGATTAGTTCTTTTATTTCCAATAATGGTTTAGTTTTAGGAGTTAGTATTGTCTGTTTAATCACAGGTTGGATACTAGTATTACGCACTGAGGCTGGTAAGCTGGCGTGGCATCGCGTTTTATTGCGTATACCTATTGCCGGTAAAATTATTAAACACATCCAATTAGCTCGTTTAAGCCGGGTACTTAACTCGCTGATTATTACCGATGTCTCCATCGTCAAGAGTTTTACGATTGTAGCCAACACCCTATCGAATCGGGTATATCGCAATCACCTGCTCAACGCCAGTTTATTATTATCCAAAGGTGACTCTATCTTCAGCATCTTAAATGCGCGGCCGGATTTATTTGATCCGGTGATTGCGCAAATGATAAAAATTGGTGAAGAATCCGGCACACTGGATGTTATGACCAACGAAATTGCGGGTTTTTTTGAAGAAGAGGTCGACTCAACTATGTCTAACTTAACCGTTATTATTGAACCAGTTTTGATGGTAATTATTGGTGCCGGTGTTGGCTTTTTAGCGGTTGCCATTGTTATGCCAATTTACTCCTTAGTCGATGAAATCTAA
- a CDS encoding thermonuclease family protein — protein sequence MKTLLAILFISLSLPTLASAKTVIVDRVIDGYTFVTTDGEHVRLIGVDTPEINTQDCYANKAKNYLDQIIGGKAVTLKFDQDRRDQYDRLLAYVYYNGFINRKLLQKGYGTVLTVEPDTKHVETFTEDQTVAQDNARGVWGHCDDIIADFLPGDVSNVGAESITTDQATITWEAADLATSYVLYHGADILDLGKVTGLTETSYVLTGLTPSTNYYYQVIAKNSLGNGPKSSTNFFSTAEVPTDNTDDTSDIICSSDVYNCSDFSTQTDAQNVYDYCMIQVGSDIHGLDSDDDGEACETLP from the coding sequence ATGAAAACACTACTGGCAATATTATTCATTTCCTTATCATTGCCAACTCTAGCTTCCGCCAAAACTGTGATCGTTGATCGGGTAATCGACGGTTATACCTTTGTTACTACGGATGGCGAACATGTCCGCCTGATCGGTGTAGATACTCCGGAAATAAACACCCAGGACTGTTATGCAAATAAAGCCAAAAATTATTTGGATCAAATTATTGGAGGTAAAGCAGTTACGTTAAAATTTGATCAAGACAGACGTGATCAGTATGATCGTCTACTTGCCTATGTCTATTACAATGGCTTCATCAATCGTAAATTACTACAAAAAGGTTACGGCACAGTTCTAACTGTTGAGCCTGATACTAAACACGTTGAAACATTTACTGAAGATCAAACCGTTGCTCAAGATAATGCCCGCGGTGTTTGGGGACATTGCGATGACATTATTGCCGACTTCCTACCCGGTGACGTTTCTAATGTCGGTGCTGAATCTATCACAACAGATCAAGCCACCATTACCTGGGAGGCTGCCGACTTAGCAACATCCTATGTACTTTACCATGGAGCTGATATTTTAGACTTAGGTAAAGTAACAGGGCTAACAGAGACATCGTATGTACTCACTGGATTAACACCAAGTACCAACTATTACTATCAAGTAATAGCAAAAAATAGTTTGGGAAATGGCCCAAAATCTAGTACTAACTTTTTTTCTACAGCAGAAGTGCCTACTGATAACACTGACGATACCAGTGATATCATCTGCAGCTCAGATGTCTATAACTGTTCGGATTTTTCAACGCAGACGGATGCTCAAAATGTTTATGACTACTGCATGATACAAGTTGGAAGTGATATCCACGGCCTTGATTCGGATGATGACGGTGAGGCATGCGAGACATTGCCTTAA
- a CDS encoding carboxypeptidase regulatory-like domain-containing protein translates to MKSNPLANGFTLVETLVALAIALLFIFAIYGLLSSTLKIVGDDRSRSVALGIARKKLEQIKNLPYDSVGTVGGVPSGTIEPTETEALNNVDYTVTTSIQYVDDPYDELAPTDLLNTDYKTVHITVEWNQADITGPVELTTKLVPTTLERDSGGGTIWIEVFDASTNPTTPVNNADVSIIAPSLGIDTTGKTDADGRFILPGVPPGIEAYHIVVTKPAYSSDQTYDRDPITNPNPDPPHLNVVAGEITEEYFEISQKVNLLGIQLRQYNSEDHLILPFRLHGEKLKGTDTSGLPIYQYDEMITPNDGGNAELNYIPTDIYTIIFEEAELGYVLAGSSARLPLAALPQSSNNISLWLDTYSATTALITVINSAGDIIPDATVHLEQATTFDQTLTTDSYGQVFFNPIVAGTLNLTITATGYTTYSGTFTVNGNEQQTFTLSTAS, encoded by the coding sequence ATGAAATCTAATCCGCTTGCCAACGGTTTTACCTTAGTCGAAACATTAGTGGCTTTAGCGATTGCCCTGCTCTTTATCTTTGCCATTTATGGTTTGCTGTCCAGTACATTAAAAATTGTCGGCGATGATCGCAGTCGATCGGTCGCCCTCGGCATTGCTCGAAAAAAACTCGAACAAATAAAAAATTTACCCTACGATAGTGTTGGTACAGTCGGTGGCGTACCAAGCGGCACAATCGAGCCAACTGAAACAGAAGCCCTAAATAATGTCGACTACACAGTGACCACGTCTATTCAATATGTGGATGATCCCTATGATGAATTAGCGCCCACTGATTTATTGAATACTGATTATAAAACGGTTCACATTACTGTCGAATGGAATCAAGCCGATATCACTGGGCCGGTCGAATTAACCACTAAACTTGTTCCTACCACCTTGGAAAGAGATAGTGGCGGTGGCACTATTTGGATTGAGGTTTTTGATGCCAGCACGAATCCGACTACACCGGTAAACAACGCTGACGTCTCAATTATTGCACCTAGTTTGGGTATTGACACAACCGGCAAAACCGACGCGGACGGCCGTTTTATTTTACCGGGTGTTCCGCCGGGCATTGAGGCCTATCACATAGTGGTGACCAAACCAGCTTATAGCAGCGATCAAACCTACGATCGCGATCCGATTACTAACCCTAATCCTGATCCGCCCCATTTGAATGTGGTGGCCGGTGAAATTACCGAAGAGTATTTCGAAATCTCCCAAAAAGTAAACTTACTTGGCATTCAGTTACGCCAATATAATAGTGAAGATCATTTAATCTTACCGTTTCGCCTGCATGGTGAAAAACTCAAGGGCACAGATACCAGTGGTTTACCAATTTATCAATACGATGAAATGATTACTCCTAATGATGGAGGCAATGCTGAATTAAATTACATACCGACTGATATTTATACAATTATCTTTGAAGAAGCCGAACTGGGTTATGTCTTAGCCGGCTCATCTGCTCGTCTTCCCTTGGCCGCCTTACCACAATCATCTAATAACATCTCCTTGTGGTTGGATACTTATTCAGCTACTACCGCCCTGATCACTGTCATAAACAGTGCCGGAGACATTATTCCGGACGCCACTGTGCATTTAGAACAAGCCACTACTTTTGATCAAACATTAACCACTGACAGTTATGGCCAAGTATTTTTTAATCCAATAGTAGCCGGTACTTTAAATTTAACCATTACCGCTACCGGTTACACAACCTATAGCGGTACCTTTACCGTAAATGGAAATGAACAACAAACCTTTACCCTATCAACGGCCTCTTAA